In one window of Cupriavidus necator N-1 DNA:
- a CDS encoding L,D-transpeptidase family protein: MPPTLNAAARRLGAVVLACAAACLAMPAFANEPMWFAQGRPVPAARQAVDALAAAAADGLDPRDYDADALRQAVVQAASGPALPPDAAARVDAALSAAMERMLADLHGGRVNPRAVHANFAPQAERPFDAATWLRDAVTQQRLPDAIRQAAPTFPLYGTLREALARYREIAKQPAWGQPLPPLPGSKLTPGQPWAGAAALNARLVALGDLPAGAQAPARYEGALVGGVKAFQSRHGLEADGVIGAGTLAQLNLPIASRVRQIELTMERLRWTPLDGPRMIVVNVPEFMLRAYEIRDGKLDIKLEMKVIVGKALDTRTPLFEEDMRYIEFSPYWNIPPSIARRETVPHLRSDPAYFNRQGLEFVSGDGKAVTTLSDENLDAVLNGRMRIRQRPGPLNALGDIKFVFPNNENIYLHHTPSPQLFKRDRRDFSHGCIRVEAPVALAQFVLQDMPDWNETRIREAMTRGKSNTVRLQQPLPVVLAYGTVIARADGRVSFLPDIYGHDKLLDKALRQRNGRPQQPAIASASGTTH, from the coding sequence ATGCCTCCGACCCTGAATGCCGCCGCGCGCCGCCTAGGCGCTGTCGTGCTTGCCTGTGCCGCCGCGTGCCTGGCCATGCCTGCCTTCGCCAATGAGCCGATGTGGTTTGCGCAGGGCCGTCCGGTGCCGGCTGCGCGCCAGGCCGTCGATGCGCTGGCCGCGGCCGCGGCCGACGGCCTCGATCCACGCGACTACGATGCCGACGCCTTGCGCCAGGCGGTGGTCCAGGCCGCCAGCGGGCCAGCCCTGCCGCCGGACGCGGCCGCACGCGTGGATGCCGCGCTGAGCGCCGCGATGGAGCGGATGCTGGCAGACCTGCACGGCGGACGCGTCAACCCGCGCGCGGTCCATGCCAACTTTGCCCCGCAGGCGGAACGGCCCTTCGATGCCGCCACCTGGCTGCGCGATGCCGTCACGCAGCAGCGGCTGCCCGACGCCATCCGCCAGGCAGCGCCCACCTTCCCGCTCTATGGCACGCTGCGGGAGGCCCTGGCGCGGTACCGCGAGATCGCGAAGCAGCCGGCCTGGGGGCAGCCGCTGCCACCGTTGCCGGGGAGCAAGCTGACGCCGGGCCAGCCCTGGGCCGGTGCCGCGGCGCTGAATGCACGCCTGGTTGCGCTGGGCGACTTGCCCGCCGGCGCCCAGGCGCCGGCCCGCTACGAAGGCGCCCTGGTCGGCGGCGTCAAGGCGTTCCAGTCGCGCCACGGCCTGGAGGCCGACGGCGTGATCGGCGCGGGCACGCTGGCACAACTCAACCTGCCCATCGCCAGCCGTGTGCGGCAAATCGAACTGACCATGGAGCGGCTGCGCTGGACGCCGCTGGACGGTCCGCGCATGATCGTGGTCAATGTGCCGGAGTTCATGCTGCGCGCCTATGAGATCCGCGACGGCAAGCTCGACATCAAGCTCGAGATGAAGGTGATCGTCGGCAAGGCACTGGATACGCGCACGCCGCTGTTCGAGGAGGATATGCGCTACATCGAGTTCAGCCCGTACTGGAACATCCCGCCCTCGATCGCGCGCCGCGAGACCGTGCCGCACCTGCGCAGCGATCCGGCTTACTTCAACCGGCAGGGCCTGGAGTTCGTCAGCGGCGACGGCAAGGCCGTGACCACGCTGTCCGACGAGAATCTCGACGCCGTGCTGAACGGCCGCATGCGCATCCGCCAGCGGCCGGGCCCGCTGAACGCGCTGGGCGATATCAAGTTCGTGTTTCCCAACAACGAGAACATCTACCTGCATCACACGCCCTCGCCGCAGCTGTTCAAGCGCGACCGGCGCGACTTCAGCCATGGCTGCATCCGCGTGGAAGCCCCAGTAGCATTGGCCCAGTTCGTGTTGCAGGATATGCCGGACTGGAACGAGACCCGGATCCGCGAAGCGATGACGCGTGGCAAGTCCAATACGGTGCGCCTGCAGCAGCCCTTGCCGGTGGTGCTGGCCTACGGCACGGTCATTGCGCGCGCCGATGGTCGTGTATCCTTCTTGCCTGACATCTACGGTCACGACAAATTGCTGGACAAGGCACTGCGGCAACGCAACGGACGGCCCCAGCAACCAGCTATTGCGAGCGCCTCCGGCACCACCCACTGA
- a CDS encoding universal stress protein — MTNIVLATDGSAFSDAAARFIAEGKLLQSGFTVHVVHVAPEVSGQVRAFVSKETIDDWHKEASDKAMAAVCDILSAAKVPFERHPLHGFAPERIVACARSVDAAAIVMGTHGRGSFFDAVIGSVAGRVLAQAECPVLLVKAPEKKS, encoded by the coding sequence ATGACCAATATCGTGCTCGCCACCGACGGCTCGGCCTTCAGCGACGCCGCGGCTCGTTTTATCGCCGAAGGCAAGCTGCTGCAGAGCGGCTTCACCGTGCATGTCGTGCATGTGGCGCCGGAAGTGAGCGGCCAGGTGCGCGCCTTTGTCAGCAAGGAAACCATCGACGACTGGCACAAGGAGGCCAGCGACAAGGCCATGGCGGCGGTCTGCGACATCCTGTCCGCAGCCAAGGTGCCATTCGAGCGGCACCCGCTGCACGGCTTCGCGCCGGAGCGCATCGTCGCCTGTGCGCGCTCGGTCGACGCCGCGGCCATCGTGATGGGCACGCATGGCCGGGGTTCGTTCTTCGATGCGGTGATCGGTTCAGTCGCGGGCCGCGTACTGGCGCAGGCCGAGTGCCCGGTGCTGCTGGTCAAGGCGCCGGAAAAGAAGAGCTGA
- a CDS encoding carboxymuconolactone decarboxylase family protein, which yields MAEPSQAPAYTSTPAFEAGLEVRTEVLGPEHVRRALDAAAQQGDTSLQQLVTEFAWGTVWTRDGLDRKQRSLATVSMLIALNRPQELAGHLRGALANGVTPHELRELMVHSAVYCGFPAALDASRKLTEVLDAANG from the coding sequence ATGGCCGAACCCAGCCAAGCCCCCGCCTATACCTCCACGCCGGCCTTCGAGGCCGGTCTTGAGGTGCGCACCGAAGTGCTCGGCCCCGAGCACGTCCGGCGCGCGCTGGACGCCGCCGCGCAGCAGGGCGACACCAGCCTGCAGCAACTGGTGACGGAGTTCGCCTGGGGCACGGTCTGGACCCGCGACGGCCTGGACCGCAAGCAGCGCAGCCTGGCCACGGTGTCGATGCTGATTGCGCTGAACCGGCCGCAGGAGCTGGCCGGGCACCTGCGCGGCGCGCTCGCCAACGGCGTGACGCCGCATGAACTGCGCGAGCTGATGGTGCACAGCGCGGTCTACTGCGGGTTCCCCGCGGCGCTGGATGCCAGCCGCAAGCTGACTGAAGTCCTCGACGCTGCCAACGGGTAA
- a CDS encoding YcbK family protein, whose amino-acid sequence MTDATRKARRRFLHTTGGLALAAGLMPLTPRQALASLPANQALAGLPDARTLAFDHTHTGERVSLVYAVGDRFLPEALTTLNGFLRDHYSGKVGMIDPQLFDLLFQVRRELGTDQPFQVISGYRSPATNSRLRNTRGGGVARHSLHMDGKAIDIRLAGVPLADVRDAAKSLQGGGVGFYESDQFVHIDTGRVRYW is encoded by the coding sequence ATGACTGACGCGACGCGCAAGGCACGCCGCCGCTTTCTTCATACCACCGGAGGCCTGGCCCTTGCCGCCGGCCTGATGCCGCTGACGCCGCGCCAGGCGCTGGCCAGCCTGCCTGCAAACCAGGCCCTGGCAGGCCTGCCGGACGCCCGCACGCTGGCCTTCGACCACACCCACACCGGCGAACGCGTGTCGTTGGTCTATGCTGTTGGCGACCGCTTCTTGCCCGAAGCGCTGACGACGCTCAACGGCTTCCTGCGCGACCACTACTCCGGCAAGGTCGGCATGATCGACCCGCAGCTGTTCGACCTGCTGTTCCAGGTCCGCCGCGAGCTTGGCACCGACCAGCCGTTCCAGGTCATTTCCGGCTACCGCAGCCCCGCCACCAACTCGCGCCTGCGCAACACGCGCGGCGGCGGCGTGGCCAGGCACAGCCTGCACATGGACGGCAAGGCCATCGACATCCGCCTGGCCGGCGTGCCGCTGGCGGACGTGCGCGACGCGGCCAAGTCATTGCAGGGCGGGGGTGTCGGCTTCTATGAGTCTGACCAGTTCGTGCACATCGATACCGGGCGCGTGCGTTACTGGTAA
- the miaB gene encoding tRNA (N6-isopentenyl adenosine(37)-C2)-methylthiotransferase MiaB: MKKVFVKTYGCQMNEYDSGKMVDVLNASQGLEPTDNVEDADVILFNTCSVREKAQEKVFSELGRMKALKAVKPDLVIGVGGCVASQEGASIVSRAPYVDVVFGPQTLHRLPDLIARRQRTGQSQVDISFPEIEKFDHLPPARVEGPSAFVSIMEGCSKYCSYCVVPYTRGEEVSRPFEDVLAEVAGLAEQGVREVTLLGQNVNAYRGKMGDTTEIADFALLIEYVAEIPGIERIRYTTSHPKEFTSRLVELYGRCDKLVNHLHLPVQHASDRILMAMKRGYSVLEYKSIIRKLRVLRPDMSMSSDFIVGFPGETDADFEKLMAMIEEIGYDTSFSFIFSPRPGTPAANLHDDTPHEVKLRRLQRLQATIEENVQRISQNMVGTVQRILVEGPARKDPTELHGRTENNRVVNFALPGVPQAGRDRLVGQLVDVSITQAFPHSLRGEIVVRQ, from the coding sequence ATGAAGAAAGTTTTCGTCAAGACGTACGGCTGCCAGATGAACGAGTACGACTCGGGCAAGATGGTCGACGTCCTCAACGCCAGCCAGGGGCTGGAACCCACCGACAACGTCGAAGACGCCGACGTGATCCTGTTCAACACCTGCTCGGTGCGCGAGAAGGCGCAGGAGAAGGTGTTCTCGGAACTGGGCCGGATGAAGGCACTCAAGGCCGTCAAACCCGACTTGGTGATCGGCGTGGGCGGCTGCGTGGCCAGCCAGGAAGGCGCCAGCATCGTCTCGCGCGCGCCGTATGTCGACGTGGTGTTCGGCCCGCAGACGCTGCACCGCCTGCCCGACCTGATCGCGCGCCGCCAGCGCACCGGCCAGTCGCAGGTGGACATCTCCTTCCCCGAGATCGAGAAGTTCGACCACCTGCCGCCGGCGCGCGTGGAAGGCCCGAGTGCCTTCGTCTCGATCATGGAGGGCTGCTCCAAGTACTGCAGCTATTGCGTGGTGCCCTACACCCGCGGCGAGGAAGTGTCGCGCCCGTTCGAGGACGTGCTGGCCGAAGTTGCCGGCCTGGCCGAACAGGGCGTGCGTGAAGTCACGCTGCTGGGCCAGAACGTCAACGCCTACCGCGGCAAGATGGGCGACACCACCGAGATCGCCGACTTTGCGCTGCTGATCGAGTACGTGGCCGAGATCCCCGGCATCGAGCGCATCCGCTACACCACCAGCCACCCGAAGGAATTCACCTCGCGCCTGGTCGAGCTGTACGGCCGCTGCGACAAACTGGTGAACCACCTGCACCTGCCGGTGCAGCATGCGTCCGACCGCATCCTGATGGCGATGAAGCGCGGCTACAGCGTGCTGGAGTACAAGAGCATCATCCGCAAGCTGCGCGTGCTGCGCCCGGACATGTCGATGTCGTCGGACTTTATCGTGGGCTTCCCCGGCGAGACCGATGCCGACTTCGAGAAGCTGATGGCGATGATCGAGGAGATCGGCTACGACACCTCGTTCTCGTTCATCTTCAGCCCGCGCCCGGGCACGCCCGCTGCCAACCTGCACGACGACACCCCGCACGAGGTCAAGCTGCGCCGGCTGCAGCGCCTGCAGGCCACCATCGAGGAAAACGTGCAGCGCATCAGCCAGAACATGGTCGGCACGGTGCAGCGCATCCTGGTGGAAGGCCCTGCGCGCAAGGATCCGACCGAGCTGCACGGCCGCACCGAGAACAACCGCGTGGTCAACTTCGCGCTGCCGGGCGTGCCCCAGGCAGGCCGCGACCGGCTGGTCGGCCAACTGGTCGACGTCAGCATCACGCAGGCGTTCCCGCACTCGCTGCGCGGCGAGATCGTGGTTCGGCAGTAA
- a CDS encoding ClcB-like voltage-gated chloride channel protein, which produces MRLRFLEDQEVTLFAAIPVGIVAAIATTLFKEALEGAGVVLFSSHADVVAVFATLALAWRVVVPAAGGALAGGLLVLANRLAGSHSGATDYMEAVANGSGRLPVRITLLRALSSFFSIVSGSSVGKEGAMIQLAALCGSLFPSTRLERGGGSNMRRMLTACGAAAGLATVYHTPFSAAVFVAEVVFGALAVQRLMPLFLASVAGAMVSQWHGGLQPLYPGLDIAPDLRPHILLAAAALGVAAGIAGALFMRAAGFARSRFAAVPGGPVARLTLGGALVGVLAMAVPEVVGNGYSTIQTILQEQPLSVPVAGVLLAKLVATVISMGSGAVGGVFTPSLFVGAALGQLLAIGMQGTAAGAAPLLPLVGMSAFLAATSQAPLMSVLMVFEMTLAPALLLPSMIGAVAAYYTASRCQTLSLYSVIAERAQASAAAEHARTLTLAGLCDPTDTVLDPNATLAVAADKFAETGTRYLYLVEADGRLLGALSIHALQRAQREGAADDVLALAERDFPALTPDSRLRDALAVFAEHGINRIPLVRDSAGRELMGTVSKQRVLQEASCLF; this is translated from the coding sequence ATGCGCTTGCGTTTCCTCGAAGACCAGGAAGTCACCCTGTTCGCGGCCATCCCGGTCGGGATCGTCGCGGCCATTGCCACCACACTGTTCAAGGAAGCGCTGGAGGGCGCCGGCGTCGTGCTGTTTTCCAGCCATGCCGACGTGGTGGCCGTATTCGCCACGCTGGCGCTGGCGTGGCGCGTGGTGGTGCCGGCCGCGGGCGGCGCGCTGGCGGGCGGCCTGCTGGTGCTGGCCAATCGCCTGGCCGGCAGCCACAGCGGCGCCACCGACTACATGGAAGCGGTGGCCAACGGCAGCGGCCGCCTGCCGGTGCGGATCACCTTGCTGCGCGCGCTCTCATCGTTTTTCTCGATCGTCAGCGGCAGCTCGGTCGGCAAGGAAGGCGCAATGATCCAGCTGGCGGCGCTGTGCGGCTCGCTGTTCCCGTCGACCCGGCTGGAACGCGGCGGCGGCTCGAACATGCGCCGCATGCTGACCGCCTGCGGGGCCGCGGCCGGCCTTGCCACCGTCTATCACACCCCCTTCTCCGCCGCCGTCTTCGTTGCCGAAGTGGTGTTCGGGGCGCTCGCGGTGCAGCGCCTGATGCCGCTCTTCCTGGCTTCGGTGGCCGGCGCCATGGTCAGCCAGTGGCACGGCGGCCTGCAGCCGCTCTACCCGGGCCTGGATATCGCCCCCGACCTGCGCCCGCACATCCTGCTGGCCGCGGCGGCGCTGGGCGTGGCCGCCGGCATCGCGGGCGCACTGTTCATGCGCGCGGCCGGCTTTGCGCGCAGCCGCTTTGCCGCCGTGCCGGGCGGGCCAGTGGCACGGCTCACGCTGGGCGGCGCGCTGGTCGGCGTGCTGGCGATGGCGGTGCCCGAGGTGGTTGGCAACGGCTATTCGACCATCCAGACCATCCTGCAGGAACAGCCGCTGAGCGTGCCGGTGGCCGGCGTGCTGCTGGCCAAGCTGGTGGCAACGGTGATCAGCATGGGCTCGGGGGCGGTCGGCGGCGTGTTCACGCCGTCGCTGTTCGTGGGGGCGGCGCTCGGGCAGTTGCTGGCCATCGGCATGCAGGGCACGGCGGCCGGTGCGGCGCCGCTGCTGCCGCTGGTGGGCATGAGTGCGTTCCTGGCGGCCACCAGTCAGGCGCCGCTGATGTCGGTGCTGATGGTGTTCGAGATGACGCTGGCACCCGCGCTGCTGCTGCCGTCGATGATCGGCGCGGTGGCGGCGTACTACACGGCGTCACGCTGCCAGACGCTGTCGCTGTACAGCGTGATCGCCGAGCGCGCGCAGGCCTCGGCCGCGGCCGAACATGCCCGCACGCTGACGCTGGCGGGCCTGTGCGACCCGACCGATACCGTGCTCGACCCGAACGCTACCCTGGCGGTGGCAGCCGACAAGTTTGCCGAGACCGGCACACGCTACCTCTATCTGGTCGAAGCAGATGGCCGCCTGCTGGGCGCGCTGTCGATCCACGCGCTGCAGCGCGCCCAGCGCGAGGGCGCCGCGGACGACGTGCTGGCGCTGGCCGAGCGCGACTTCCCCGCACTGACCCCGGATTCGCGCCTGCGCGATGCCCTGGCGGTGTTTGCCGAGCACGGCATCAACCGCATCCCGCTGGTGCGCGACAGCGCCGGCCGCGAACTGATGGGCACGGTGTCCAAGCAGCGTGTGCTGCAAGAAGCATCCTGCCTGTTCTGA
- a CDS encoding serine/threonine protein kinase, translating into MHASDAPADPGVPYAGLTPELMLDALEGAGLRPDGRLLALNSYENRVWQLGIEDAPPVIAKFYRPGRWTDAAILEEHAFVQQLADAEIPAVPAMVLAPGESGTLLHHAGFRFAVFPRCGGREPALDRSDTLTWLGRFIGRIHALGATQPYQARPALDLETFGVAPRDWLLASGCIPADLLPAWQSVTDLALDGVRRCYERAGEVRLLRTHGDCHRGNVLWIDEDDARGGTHGAPGPHFVDFDDSRMAPAIQDIWMLLEGDRAAMQDQLADIVAGYEDFSEFQPRELWLVEALRTLRLLHYSAWLASRWADPAFPAAFPWFGTARYWQDRILELREQVALMDEAPLWGA; encoded by the coding sequence ATGCACGCGTCCGACGCCCCGGCCGACCCCGGCGTTCCCTACGCCGGCCTGACGCCGGAGCTGATGCTGGACGCGCTGGAAGGCGCCGGCCTGCGCCCCGACGGGCGCCTGCTGGCGCTCAACAGCTATGAGAACCGCGTCTGGCAGCTGGGCATCGAGGATGCCCCGCCCGTCATCGCCAAGTTCTACCGTCCGGGCCGCTGGACCGACGCGGCCATCCTGGAAGAACACGCCTTTGTGCAGCAGCTGGCCGATGCCGAGATCCCGGCCGTGCCGGCCATGGTGCTGGCACCGGGCGAGTCTGGCACGCTGCTGCATCACGCCGGCTTCCGCTTCGCGGTATTCCCCCGCTGCGGCGGCCGCGAGCCCGCGCTGGACCGTTCCGACACGCTGACCTGGCTCGGCCGCTTTATCGGCCGCATCCACGCGCTGGGGGCGACGCAGCCCTACCAGGCCCGCCCGGCACTGGATCTGGAAACCTTCGGCGTTGCCCCGCGCGACTGGCTGCTCGCCAGCGGCTGCATTCCGGCCGACCTGCTGCCCGCGTGGCAATCGGTGACGGACCTGGCGCTGGACGGCGTGCGCCGCTGCTATGAGCGCGCCGGCGAGGTGCGCCTGCTGCGCACCCATGGCGACTGCCATCGCGGCAATGTGCTGTGGATTGACGAGGACGACGCGCGCGGCGGCACCCATGGCGCGCCGGGCCCGCACTTCGTGGATTTCGACGACAGCCGCATGGCGCCGGCGATCCAGGACATCTGGATGCTGCTGGAGGGCGATCGCGCGGCCATGCAGGACCAGCTGGCCGACATCGTTGCCGGCTATGAAGACTTCTCCGAATTCCAGCCGCGCGAACTGTGGCTGGTGGAAGCGCTGCGCACGCTGCGGCTGCTGCACTACAGCGCCTGGCTGGCCAGCCGCTGGGCCGACCCGGCCTTTCCGGCCGCGTTCCCGTGGTTCGGCACCGCGCGCTACTGGCAGGACCGCATCCTGGAACTGCGCGAACAGGTGGCGCTGATGGACGAAGCGCCCCTGTGGGGCGCCTGA
- a CDS encoding CaiB/BaiF CoA transferase family protein, with protein sequence MSERGNLLPLRGIKVVEFEGIGPGPLCGAMLAGLGAEVTLVTRPVAPDARRILRGQPVPPEMELEHGKRVVQLNLKSPQDVAVALDLVAGADALIEGLRPGAMERLGLGPKVCHARNPRLVYGRMTGWGQTGPLSQSAGHDLNYIALTGLLSMAAREGSLPMVPPTVVGDATGALGLAFGITSAILSARASGEGCVVDAAITDIVAMLGSLVQVSRAAGTLGGPQPSPFHDSPFYDVFPCADGRAITLGALEPQFYRELLERLELTDIDPAAQYDRAQWPAVKARIAACIAGKPSTHWESVLGGTDVCFARVLTLDEAARHPHNQARGTYRLYQQGEREVPRSAPAPRFLPAGTE encoded by the coding sequence ATGAGTGAGCGTGGCAACCTGCTGCCCCTGCGCGGTATCAAGGTAGTGGAATTCGAAGGCATCGGCCCCGGCCCGTTGTGCGGCGCGATGCTGGCCGGCCTTGGCGCCGAGGTCACGCTGGTGACCCGCCCGGTCGCGCCGGATGCCCGCCGCATCCTGCGCGGCCAGCCCGTGCCGCCTGAGATGGAGCTGGAGCACGGCAAGCGCGTGGTGCAACTGAACCTGAAGTCGCCGCAAGACGTGGCCGTCGCGCTGGACCTGGTGGCCGGCGCCGACGCGCTGATCGAAGGGTTGCGCCCGGGCGCGATGGAGCGCCTCGGCCTGGGCCCGAAGGTGTGCCATGCACGCAATCCGCGCCTGGTCTACGGCCGCATGACCGGCTGGGGCCAGACCGGCCCGCTGTCGCAGAGCGCCGGCCACGACCTTAACTACATCGCGCTGACCGGCCTCTTGTCGATGGCCGCGCGCGAAGGCTCACTGCCGATGGTGCCGCCGACCGTGGTGGGCGATGCCACCGGCGCGCTTGGCCTGGCATTCGGCATCACCAGCGCCATCCTGAGCGCGCGCGCCAGCGGCGAGGGCTGCGTGGTGGATGCCGCCATCACCGATATCGTCGCCATGCTGGGCTCGCTGGTGCAGGTGTCGCGTGCAGCCGGCACGCTGGGCGGCCCGCAACCCAGCCCCTTCCACGATTCGCCGTTCTATGACGTCTTCCCTTGTGCCGACGGTCGCGCCATCACGCTGGGCGCGCTTGAGCCGCAGTTCTACCGCGAGCTGCTCGAGCGGCTCGAACTGACCGACATCGACCCCGCCGCGCAGTATGACCGCGCCCAGTGGCCCGCGGTGAAGGCGCGCATTGCCGCATGCATCGCAGGCAAGCCCAGCACCCACTGGGAGTCGGTGCTGGGCGGCACCGACGTGTGCTTTGCGCGCGTGCTGACCCTGGACGAGGCCGCGCGCCATCCGCACAACCAGGCACGCGGCACATATCGGCTGTACCAGCAGGGCGAGCGCGAGGTGCCGCGTTCGGCGCCGGCGCCGCGCTTCCTGCCCGCCGGCACGGAATGA
- a CDS encoding DEAD/DEAH box helicase: protein MSFSELGLSDKIVRAVAEQGYTTPTPIQAQAIPAILKGGDLLAGAQTGTGKTAGFTLPMLQMLSDSAARGANGAQRPARLPVRALVLTPTRELAAQVEESVRNYGKYLRLRSMVMFGGVGINPQIEQLKRGVEIVVATPGRLLDHVSQRTIDLSQVELLVLDEADRMLDMGFIHDIRKILNVLPAKRQNLLFSATFSDDIRALADRLLNNPASIEVARRNTTAETVDQRVYPVDRERKRELLAHLVRQHDWHQVLVFTRTKHGANRLAEQLTKDGLSALAIHGNKSQSARTRALSEFKSGTLRLLVATDIAARGIDIDQLPHVVNFDLPNVPEDYVHRIGRTGRAGAEGEAISLVCVDEIALLRDIERLIKRKLEQTVLPGFEVDPSIAPEPIQKGRQQRGGGGQGQGQGQGRGRAQARPAGNEGEGAQRQRPAREAQAAPRQAQGGQPRTRAAEGGQRGNGAANGNRGGQPAGGARNPAPRRDGQEPARQQRTAAQPARQPHDAAPAPAPARNRRPAPQAALLGGNRKPAR, encoded by the coding sequence ATGTCTTTTTCTGAACTCGGCTTGTCCGACAAGATTGTGCGTGCCGTGGCCGAACAGGGCTACACCACGCCGACTCCCATCCAGGCCCAGGCAATCCCCGCCATTCTCAAGGGCGGTGACCTGCTCGCCGGCGCGCAGACCGGCACCGGCAAGACCGCCGGCTTTACGCTGCCGATGCTGCAGATGTTGTCCGACTCCGCGGCGCGCGGCGCCAATGGCGCGCAGCGTCCGGCCCGCCTGCCGGTGCGCGCACTGGTGCTGACGCCCACGCGCGAACTGGCCGCCCAGGTCGAAGAGAGCGTGCGCAACTACGGCAAGTACCTGCGCCTGCGTTCCATGGTGATGTTCGGCGGCGTCGGCATCAACCCGCAGATCGAGCAGCTCAAGCGCGGCGTCGAGATCGTCGTGGCCACGCCCGGCCGCCTGCTGGACCACGTGTCCCAGCGCACCATCGACCTGTCGCAGGTGGAACTGCTGGTGCTCGATGAAGCCGACCGCATGCTCGACATGGGCTTCATCCACGATATCCGCAAGATCCTCAACGTGCTGCCGGCCAAGCGCCAGAACCTGCTGTTCTCGGCGACGTTCTCGGACGATATCCGCGCGCTGGCCGACCGCCTGCTGAACAACCCGGCCTCGATCGAGGTGGCGCGGCGCAATACCACGGCCGAGACCGTGGACCAGCGCGTCTACCCGGTGGACCGCGAGCGCAAGCGTGAGCTGCTGGCCCACCTGGTGCGCCAGCATGACTGGCACCAGGTGCTGGTATTTACGCGAACCAAGCACGGCGCCAACCGCCTGGCCGAGCAACTGACCAAGGACGGCCTGTCGGCACTGGCGATCCATGGCAACAAGAGCCAGTCGGCGCGCACGCGCGCGCTGTCGGAATTCAAGTCGGGCACGCTGCGGCTGCTGGTGGCAACCGATATCGCCGCGCGCGGCATCGACATCGACCAGCTGCCGCACGTGGTCAACTTCGACCTGCCCAACGTGCCCGAGGACTATGTGCACCGCATCGGCCGTACCGGCCGCGCCGGCGCCGAGGGCGAAGCGATCTCGCTGGTCTGCGTGGACGAGATTGCGCTGCTGCGCGATATCGAACGCCTGATCAAGCGCAAGCTCGAACAGACCGTGCTGCCGGGCTTCGAGGTCGACCCGAGCATTGCGCCCGAGCCGATCCAGAAGGGCCGCCAACAGCGTGGCGGTGGTGGCCAGGGGCAAGGACAAGGCCAGGGCCGCGGACGCGCCCAGGCGCGTCCGGCCGGCAACGAAGGCGAGGGCGCCCAGCGCCAGCGCCCGGCGCGCGAAGCGCAGGCTGCGCCGCGGCAAGCCCAGGGCGGCCAGCCGCGCACGCGCGCTGCCGAAGGCGGCCAGCGCGGCAACGGCGCGGCCAACGGCAACCGTGGCGGCCAGCCCGCCGGCGGCGCGCGCAATCCCGCACCGCGCCGCGACGGCCAGGAGCCGGCGCGCCAGCAGCGGACTGCGGCGCAACCCGCACGCCAGCCGCACGACGCGGCACCGGCACCGGCACCGGCGCGCAATCGCCGTCCGGCGCCGCAGGCCGCGCTGCTCGGCGGCAACCGCAAGCCGGCGCGCTGA
- a CDS encoding LuxR C-terminal-related transcriptional regulator produces the protein MHLTLIVDEPSQFHTTLSAELGAELGAGEVLEMDGMQEAFRLVREHRPGLVLVDVDRFGNPGIDFVRRVSATLPAVPLLVLSDTDATLALVRALRAGARGFVVKQRGLAEVMHAVRGALCGYLVFPMHTLETVRQIGAQRESGFARLSNREITVLQYLARGHSNKSIAEQLVISSKTVSTHKANIMAKLNVGSLVEMADYARRHQLVW, from the coding sequence TTGCATCTCACGCTGATCGTCGACGAACCTTCCCAGTTCCACACCACGCTGTCCGCTGAACTCGGCGCTGAGCTGGGCGCCGGTGAAGTACTGGAAATGGACGGCATGCAGGAAGCGTTCCGGCTGGTCCGCGAGCACCGGCCGGGGCTGGTGCTGGTCGATGTCGACCGCTTCGGCAATCCCGGCATCGACTTTGTCCGGCGCGTCTCGGCGACGCTGCCCGCCGTGCCCTTGCTGGTACTGTCCGACACCGACGCCACGCTGGCGTTGGTGCGGGCGCTGCGCGCGGGCGCCCGTGGCTTTGTGGTCAAGCAGCGTGGGCTGGCCGAGGTGATGCACGCGGTGCGCGGCGCGCTGTGCGGCTACCTGGTATTTCCCATGCATACGCTGGAGACCGTGCGCCAGATCGGCGCGCAGCGGGAATCGGGCTTCGCGCGGCTGAGCAACCGCGAAATCACCGTCCTGCAGTATCTGGCGCGCGGCCATTCCAACAAGTCGATCGCGGAGCAACTGGTAATCAGCAGCAAGACGGTCAGCACCCACAAGGCCAACATCATGGCCAAGCTCAATGTCGGCTCCCTGGTCGAAATGGCGGACTACGCGCGCCGGCATCAGCTGGTGTGGTGA